A stretch of Antennarius striatus isolate MH-2024 chromosome 6, ASM4005453v1, whole genome shotgun sequence DNA encodes these proteins:
- the acad8 gene encoding isobutyryl-CoA dehydrogenase, mitochondrial isoform X1 — MAALGKLVRLGFSICRNNRLLFNKSPSRRGIASCIDPSYGLTDEQKEFQKVAFDFAANEMAPHMAEWDQEEIFPVETMRKAAQLGFGGIYVQPDVGGSGLSRLDTSVIFEALSTGCVSTTAYISIHNMCAWMIDTFGNNEQREKYCPDLCSMEKFASYCLTEPGSGSDAASLLTTAQLKGDHYILNGSKAFISGGGDTDVYVVMCRTGQKGPKGISCLVVEKGAPGLSFGKKEKKVGWNSQPTRAMIFEDCAVPVTNRLGEEGQGFNIAMRGLNGGRINIASCSLGAAHASIQLARDHLLVRKQFGTTLSNNQFLQFKLAEMATKLVASRLLVREAATALQENRADAVFLCSMAKLFATEECFNLCNQALQMHGGYGYLKDYAVQQFVRDIRVHQILEGTNEVMRMIISRNLLTES, encoded by the exons ATGGCGGCTTTAGGAAAACTGGTTAGACTCGGCTTCAGCATCTGCCGGAATAATCGTTTGCTTTTTAACAAAAGCCCTTCGAGACGAGGAATAGCTTCATGTATCGACC CTTCGTATGGACTCACAGATGAACAGAAGGAGTTTCAAAAAGTAGCCTTTGACTTTGCTGCCAATGAAATGGCTCCTCACATGGCAGAGTGGGACCAGGAA GAAATATTCCCTGTGGAGACGATGCGTAAGGCAGCCCAGTTGGGATTTGGTGGGATCTATGTTCAGCCGGATGTTGGCGGGTCGGGTCTTTCTCGGTTGGACACGTCAGTCATCTTTGAGGCCTTATCCACAGGATGCGTCAGCACCACAGCTTACATCAGCATCCACAA TATGTGTGCCTGGATGATTGACACCTTTGGAAACAATGAGCAGAGGGAGAAGTACTGCCCCGATCTATGTTCTATGGAAAAGTTTGCTTCTTATTGTCTCACTGAACCGG GCAGTGGCAGTGATGCTGCTTCACTTTTGACCACTGCACAGCTGAAAGGTGACCATTACATCTTGAATGGCTCAAAG GCCTTCATcagtggaggaggagacacCGATGTTTACGTTGTGATGTGTAGAACGGGACAAAAAGGACCGAAGGGCATATCTTGTTTGGTGGTGGAGAAAGGAGCCCCGGGTCTAAGTTTTggcaaaaaggaaaagaag GTGGGTTGGAACTCTCAGCCGACCAGAGCAATGATATTTGAGGATTGCGCCGTTCCAGTGACAAACCGACTTGGTGAGGAAGGTCAAGGTTTCAACATCGCCATGAGAGGCCTGAACGGAGGCAGGATTAACATCG CATCCTGCTCTCTTGGGGCAGCACATGCTAGCATACAGCTAGCCAGAGATCATCTGTTGGTACGAAAGCAGTTTGGAACGACGCTTTCCAATAACCAG TTTCTTCAGTTTAAATTAGCAGAAATGGCCACCAAGTTGGTCGCATCTCGCCTTTTAGTTCGAGAAGCAGCCACGGCGCTGCAGGAGAACCGAGCTGATGCAGTTTTCCTCTGCTCCATGGCAAAGCTCTTTGCAACCGAAGAATGCTTTAAT CTGTGCAACCAGGCTCTTCAGATGCACGGCGGCTACGGTTACCTCAAAGACTACGCTGTACAGCAGTTTGTGCGCGACATTAGAGTGCATCAGATCCTAGAAG GCACAAATGAAGTGATGAGGATGATCATTTCCAGAAATCTGCTGACAGAGTCGTGA
- the acad8 gene encoding isobutyryl-CoA dehydrogenase, mitochondrial isoform X2, whose product MAPHMAEWDQEEIFPVETMRKAAQLGFGGIYVQPDVGGSGLSRLDTSVIFEALSTGCVSTTAYISIHNMCAWMIDTFGNNEQREKYCPDLCSMEKFASYCLTEPGSGSDAASLLTTAQLKGDHYILNGSKAFISGGGDTDVYVVMCRTGQKGPKGISCLVVEKGAPGLSFGKKEKKVGWNSQPTRAMIFEDCAVPVTNRLGEEGQGFNIAMRGLNGGRINIASCSLGAAHASIQLARDHLLVRKQFGTTLSNNQFLQFKLAEMATKLVASRLLVREAATALQENRADAVFLCSMAKLFATEECFNLCNQALQMHGGYGYLKDYAVQQFVRDIRVHQILEGTNEVMRMIISRNLLTES is encoded by the exons ATGGCTCCTCACATGGCAGAGTGGGACCAGGAA GAAATATTCCCTGTGGAGACGATGCGTAAGGCAGCCCAGTTGGGATTTGGTGGGATCTATGTTCAGCCGGATGTTGGCGGGTCGGGTCTTTCTCGGTTGGACACGTCAGTCATCTTTGAGGCCTTATCCACAGGATGCGTCAGCACCACAGCTTACATCAGCATCCACAA TATGTGTGCCTGGATGATTGACACCTTTGGAAACAATGAGCAGAGGGAGAAGTACTGCCCCGATCTATGTTCTATGGAAAAGTTTGCTTCTTATTGTCTCACTGAACCGG GCAGTGGCAGTGATGCTGCTTCACTTTTGACCACTGCACAGCTGAAAGGTGACCATTACATCTTGAATGGCTCAAAG GCCTTCATcagtggaggaggagacacCGATGTTTACGTTGTGATGTGTAGAACGGGACAAAAAGGACCGAAGGGCATATCTTGTTTGGTGGTGGAGAAAGGAGCCCCGGGTCTAAGTTTTggcaaaaaggaaaagaag GTGGGTTGGAACTCTCAGCCGACCAGAGCAATGATATTTGAGGATTGCGCCGTTCCAGTGACAAACCGACTTGGTGAGGAAGGTCAAGGTTTCAACATCGCCATGAGAGGCCTGAACGGAGGCAGGATTAACATCG CATCCTGCTCTCTTGGGGCAGCACATGCTAGCATACAGCTAGCCAGAGATCATCTGTTGGTACGAAAGCAGTTTGGAACGACGCTTTCCAATAACCAG TTTCTTCAGTTTAAATTAGCAGAAATGGCCACCAAGTTGGTCGCATCTCGCCTTTTAGTTCGAGAAGCAGCCACGGCGCTGCAGGAGAACCGAGCTGATGCAGTTTTCCTCTGCTCCATGGCAAAGCTCTTTGCAACCGAAGAATGCTTTAAT CTGTGCAACCAGGCTCTTCAGATGCACGGCGGCTACGGTTACCTCAAAGACTACGCTGTACAGCAGTTTGTGCGCGACATTAGAGTGCATCAGATCCTAGAAG GCACAAATGAAGTGATGAGGATGATCATTTCCAGAAATCTGCTGACAGAGTCGTGA
- the thyn1 gene encoding thymocyte nuclear protein 1: protein MPPKKRPRVSKRAVDSGTDDINEKKQAKESGGKRKATEKTAELSELDGHPQTCHWLMKSEPESRFENGIDVKFGIEDLKVLPNQTSCWDGVRNYQARNFMRQMKEGQMAFFYHSNCKEPGIAGLMNVVKEAYVDHTQFDKKDVHFDASSKADNPKWSMVDVKYQRMMKRFLPLSELKKYHLQHRSNGGPLKDMALFTRARLSVQPLTSEEFDFVLSLENEDPL from the exons ATGCCACCAAAGAAAAGGCCCAGGGTGAGTAAAAGGGCAGTGGATTCAG GCACAGATGAcattaatgaaaagaaacaggCCAAAGAATCAGGCGGTAAAAGGAAAGCAACTGAGAAGACAGCGGAGCTCTCGGAACTAGACGGCCATCCACAGACCTGTCACTGGCTGATGAAATCTGAGCCCGAGAGTCGCTTTGAGAATGGAATAGATGTGAAG TTTGGCATCGAAGATCTGAAGGTTTTACCCAATCAGACCAGCTGCTGGGATGGCGTTCGCAACTATCAG GCACGCAATTTTATGAGGCAGATGAAAGAAGGGCAGATGGCTTTCTTTTACCACAGCAACTGCAAGGAGCCAGGGATCGCAGGACTCATGAAT GTTGTGAAGGAAGCTTATGTGGACCACACTCAGTTTGATAAGAAAGACGTCCATTTTGATGCCTCCAGTAAAGCAGACAACCCCAAATGGAGCATG GTAGATGTCAAATATCAGAGAATGATGAAGCGTTTTCTTCCTCTGTCCGAACTGAAGAAGTACCACCTGCAACATCGCTCCAATGGAGGGCCCCTTAAGGACATGGCACTTTTTACAAGGGCCAGGCTCTCAGTGCAACCCCTCACCAGTG aggAGTTTGACTTTGTCCTGAGTTTGGAGAATGAAGACCCTTTGTGA